The Acetomicrobium flavidum genome window below encodes:
- a CDS encoding HIT family protein, producing MYVLHAPWRMAYINQSSSEKIDCIFCAFTKEDNDEKRLILYRGKRAFVMMNAFPYNTGHLMVAPYRHCGDYDDLDGEELLEINELVQRCIKLLKKVMAPHGFNIGINMGKVAGAGFEGHVHVHIVPRWEGDTNFMPVIGETKVIPEALDVTYRKLKEAWEG from the coding sequence ATGTACGTACTTCATGCACCTTGGCGTATGGCCTACATAAATCAGTCGAGTTCCGAGAAGATAGATTGTATTTTCTGCGCCTTCACCAAGGAGGACAACGACGAAAAGAGGCTCATCCTATATCGCGGCAAAAGGGCTTTTGTCATGATGAACGCCTTTCCCTATAACACGGGCCATTTGATGGTCGCCCCATACCGCCACTGCGGAGACTACGATGACCTTGATGGGGAAGAGCTTCTGGAGATAAACGAGCTTGTCCAAAGGTGCATAAAGCTGCTGAAGAAGGTCATGGCGCCACATGGTTTTAACATAGGGATAAACATGGGTAAGGTAGCAGGTGCAGGCTTTGAAGGACACGTTCACGTGCATATCGTTCCCCGATGGGAAGGCGATACGAACTTCATGCCCGTGATTGGGGAGACGAAGGTAATACCTGAGGCCTTAGACGTGACTTACAGAAAGCTAAAAGAGGCGTGGGAAGGGTAA
- a CDS encoding ABC transporter ATP-binding protein has protein sequence MRGITKSFYGMKANDCVDFDLRGGEVHALLGENGAGKSTLMSVLCGLYHPDEGTIEVEGQRVEFRSPRDAISRGIGIVHQHFMLVPSLTVWENLVLGSKDLPFVVNEDAICERIKDLSQRYGLDVDPSAPIWTLSIGEQQRVAILRMLYHEAKILILDEPTSVLTPQEIEHLFSTIKHMKKEGYGIIFISHKLREVFEISDRITVLRRGKVVGSLNAREATPEMLAEMMVGSSDTGEIPRTKKSPATKGKPILIAEGLVVRNDKGLVAVDGVSFTLREGQIFGIAGVSGNGQGELAEALAGMRRIESGKLYLVTEDVTSASARHMVDLGVKYVPADRKGVGLVPNMNVAENVALRKYWHSPYSKGFFIDWDEVHRHSKSLVESYEILTPGLDVPVRMLSGGNQQKLILARELSDNLRLLVAMQPTWGLDVKATAFVREKLMSARAEGAAVLLISEDLDELLALSDELAVIYRGKIMGILEGPGAGDIERIGLMMAGISSNS, from the coding sequence ATGCGCGGAATTACCAAATCCTTTTATGGGATGAAGGCAAATGACTGCGTCGATTTCGATCTAAGGGGCGGAGAGGTCCACGCCCTTCTTGGGGAAAACGGAGCCGGCAAAAGCACGCTCATGAGCGTGCTGTGCGGATTGTATCACCCCGACGAGGGGACCATAGAGGTGGAAGGCCAAAGGGTCGAATTTCGCTCTCCGCGAGACGCCATATCAAGAGGTATCGGCATAGTACATCAGCATTTCATGTTGGTCCCAAGCCTTACCGTGTGGGAAAACTTGGTATTGGGAAGCAAGGATCTGCCCTTTGTAGTCAACGAAGACGCCATTTGCGAGAGGATCAAGGACCTCTCGCAGCGCTACGGTCTTGATGTTGACCCCAGTGCGCCGATATGGACCCTTTCCATAGGCGAACAGCAACGGGTGGCCATATTGCGCATGCTCTATCATGAAGCCAAGATATTGATCCTGGACGAGCCGACCTCGGTGCTTACCCCCCAGGAGATCGAACATCTATTTTCAACAATTAAACACATGAAGAAAGAAGGCTACGGCATAATTTTCATCTCCCATAAGTTAAGGGAAGTTTTCGAGATCTCCGACAGGATAACCGTGTTGCGAAGAGGGAAGGTCGTCGGCTCCCTGAATGCCCGGGAAGCCACTCCGGAAATGTTGGCGGAGATGATGGTTGGCTCATCCGATACGGGCGAGATCCCAAGGACAAAAAAGAGCCCCGCAACGAAGGGTAAGCCCATCTTGATAGCGGAAGGTTTAGTCGTCAGAAATGACAAGGGGCTAGTTGCCGTCGACGGAGTTTCTTTTACCTTAAGGGAGGGGCAAATATTCGGCATAGCAGGCGTCAGCGGTAATGGCCAGGGAGAGCTTGCAGAAGCATTGGCAGGCATGCGAAGGATCGAGAGTGGGAAGCTATATTTGGTGACCGAGGATGTGACTTCGGCCTCCGCGAGGCACATGGTAGATCTGGGTGTCAAATACGTTCCGGCCGATCGAAAGGGTGTTGGACTGGTCCCGAACATGAACGTGGCTGAAAATGTGGCCCTTAGAAAATATTGGCATTCCCCTTACAGCAAGGGCTTTTTTATAGATTGGGATGAGGTTCATAGGCACAGCAAGTCGTTGGTGGAAAGCTATGAAATACTTACGCCCGGGCTTGACGTGCCCGTGAGAATGCTGTCGGGGGGCAACCAACAGAAGCTGATTTTGGCAAGGGAGCTCTCCGATAACCTTAGGCTGCTTGTTGCCATGCAACCCACATGGGGACTGGACGTCAAGGCCACGGCCTTCGTGAGGGAAAAGCTCATGTCGGCCAGGGCCGAGGGCGCAGCGGTATTGCTCATATCGGAGGACCTCGACGAGCTTCTGGCCTTAAGCGACGAACTTGCTGTTATCTACCGGGGAAAGATCATGGGCATCCTGGAAGGACCCGGGGCAGGGGACATTGAAAGGATTGGGCTTATGATGGCAGGCATTTCATCCAACTCTTGA
- a CDS encoding thioredoxin family protein → MKIQVLGTGCPKCKKLADMAEKVARELNLDYELEKVTDINKIVSFGVMITPALAVDGKVVIAGKVPSEEALKETLKNICG, encoded by the coding sequence TTGAAAATACAAGTGCTTGGCACGGGGTGCCCTAAATGTAAGAAGCTTGCCGATATGGCCGAAAAGGTTGCAAGAGAACTTAATCTCGACTACGAGCTCGAGAAGGTTACGGACATTAACAAAATAGTATCCTTCGGTGTCATGATCACCCCAGCCTTAGCGGTTGACGGCAAGGTCGTTATTGCAGGAAAAGTTCCGTCGGAAGAGGCATTAAAAGAGACATTAAAAAATATTTGTGGGTAA
- the gpt gene encoding xanthine phosphoribosyltransferase, with the protein MADKNRYRRTYPVSWDQLHRDSRALAWRLIDSGRSWDKIIAVVRGGLVPAAIIARELDIHYVDTICVSSYTLRQQGELKIIKSIEGINGENALIIDDLVDTGKTARIVRQMLPDAHFATVYAKPDGKPYVDTYITEVSQDTWILFPWDSEIQFVEPLIQQKP; encoded by the coding sequence ATGGCTGACAAAAATCGCTACAGAAGAACCTATCCAGTTTCTTGGGATCAGCTTCACAGGGACAGCCGGGCGCTCGCTTGGCGACTCATAGACAGCGGCAGGTCGTGGGACAAGATAATCGCCGTCGTTAGGGGCGGTTTGGTGCCGGCTGCGATAATAGCCAGGGAATTGGACATACATTACGTAGATACCATATGCGTATCGAGCTACACGCTAAGACAGCAGGGAGAGCTCAAGATAATAAAGAGCATTGAGGGCATAAACGGAGAAAATGCCCTCATCATTGACGACCTTGTCGATACGGGAAAGACCGCCAGGATCGTAAGGCAGATGCTCCCCGATGCCCATTTTGCCACAGTTTACGCCAAGCCCGACGGAAAGCCATACGTTGATACATATATCACCGAGGTAAGCCAGGATACGTGGATACTCTTTCCTTGGGACTCCGAGATCCAGTTCGTAGAACCCCTGATCCAGCAAAAGCCATAA
- a CDS encoding metal ABC transporter solute-binding protein, Zn/Mn family — protein MKLKLQIDMLLSIIAIILVASLAPAAEGQPQLMAFTSVPPIAYCIERIGEGRVQVYSMISPSDDPHTFEPKPKQMASLSKAGIYFSTDFPFERVILPKIKSSNPNLAVVDVGYGLPGYGNEQDPHIWTSPLAMLKIADNVYRGIISADPKGAEVYRKNFQDFLGDIVALDIKIWDTLKGVRGKKFVVFHPSWGRFAKDYGLTQVPIEVEGKEPKGADLARLIEEAKAEGVKAIFVSPQHSKKGAKAVADAIGARLTEIDPLSKDWANNLLSVANTFARVL, from the coding sequence ATGAAACTAAAATTACAGATTGATATGTTGCTGTCCATTATCGCCATCATTCTTGTGGCGTCCCTTGCGCCGGCAGCGGAAGGGCAACCCCAGCTTATGGCATTCACATCGGTACCGCCCATTGCCTATTGCATAGAACGCATAGGCGAGGGAAGGGTTCAGGTATACTCCATGATAAGCCCGAGCGACGATCCCCATACCTTTGAGCCCAAGCCGAAGCAGATGGCAAGCTTGTCTAAGGCAGGCATATATTTTTCGACGGATTTTCCGTTTGAAAGGGTCATCTTGCCCAAGATCAAGTCCTCCAACCCGAATTTAGCAGTAGTAGATGTCGGATACGGATTGCCCGGCTACGGGAACGAACAGGACCCGCATATATGGACGTCGCCGCTTGCCATGCTAAAGATAGCAGACAACGTATACCGCGGAATTATATCAGCAGACCCGAAGGGCGCAGAAGTCTACAGAAAAAACTTCCAGGATTTCTTGGGGGATATCGTCGCCTTAGACATCAAGATATGGGATACGCTGAAGGGTGTCAGGGGCAAGAAATTCGTGGTCTTTCATCCTTCGTGGGGACGTTTCGCCAAAGATTACGGACTTACGCAAGTTCCAATCGAGGTAGAAGGAAAGGAACCGAAGGGTGCCGATCTGGCCCGCCTCATAGAAGAAGCGAAGGCCGAAGGGGTTAAAGCCATATTCGTATCGCCACAACATTCGAAGAAGGGCGCCAAAGCGGTCGCCGACGCGATAGGAGCCAGGTTGACAGAGATAGATCCTCTGTCAAAGGATTGGGCCAACAATCTATTGTCGGTTGCAAATACCTTTGCGAGGGTGTTGTAG
- a CDS encoding Fur family transcriptional regulator yields MQILCKLYKIKDMEDGEVLRILEEKGLPVTRQRLAILKKILEMGCHFTARDLHIALDESAKAVDLATVYRTLKAFEEAGLVTCVAEMGNCRYYSGTHAGVIPHAHFCCKGCGRLFCLPPLEVTASREIRSLEKMGFEVHQLVVTIEGLCAQCRRREEGK; encoded by the coding sequence TTGCAAATCCTTTGCAAACTATATAAAATTAAGGACATGGAAGACGGGGAAGTTTTGCGCATCTTGGAAGAAAAGGGCTTACCGGTTACGAGGCAGCGCCTGGCCATATTAAAAAAGATCCTGGAGATGGGGTGTCACTTCACTGCAAGGGATCTTCATATCGCACTGGATGAGTCAGCGAAGGCCGTTGATCTTGCTACCGTATACCGTACCTTAAAGGCCTTTGAAGAGGCCGGCTTGGTGACATGCGTAGCAGAGATGGGCAACTGCCGTTATTACAGCGGGACGCATGCCGGAGTCATTCCCCATGCGCACTTTTGCTGTAAGGGATGTGGCAGGCTCTTTTGTCTGCCACCGCTTGAGGTGACGGCTTCCAGGGAGATAAGGTCCTTGGAGAAGATGGGATTTGAGGTACATCAATTGGTCGTCACCATAGAAGGTTTGTGCGCGCAGTGCAGAAGAAGGGAGGAAGGAAAATGA
- a CDS encoding ArsR/SmtB family transcription factor encodes MEIETQRKKAMLLKAMGHPIRIEIIEMLGEREMCACEIASLFDYDRTTVSKHLAILKDLGIIEQRRDGLYIYYSLKLPCLIPMLQCIEHAILGDPVEIQFCSKCSCSKDGNEI; translated from the coding sequence GTGGAAATCGAAACCCAACGCAAAAAGGCCATGCTCTTAAAGGCCATGGGGCATCCCATTCGCATCGAAATCATCGAAATGTTGGGCGAAAGGGAGATGTGTGCCTGCGAAATTGCAAGCCTATTTGATTACGACAGAACTACTGTCAGCAAACACTTGGCCATCCTGAAAGATTTGGGAATTATAGAGCAAAGGCGGGACGGATTATACATCTATTACAGTCTTAAATTGCCTTGCTTGATTCCCATGCTTCAATGCATTGAACATGCCATTTTGGGCGATCCGGTTGAAATTCAATTTTGTTCCAAATGTTCATGCTCCAAGGACGGCAACGAAATTTAA
- a CDS encoding biotin transporter BioY — protein sequence MSDLKTRSLVSAALFVCLTAIGAWIRIPFPLVPMTLQVLFVLLSGMCLGPKLGAMSQAAYLLMGLMGLPVFAGASGPHILFSPTFGYLAGFILASYAAGKVSKERTSLLGLLGSSVVGLLAIYACGTIGLFLNLNFIVGKDISFIGAVKIGVLPFLLADGLKAAAATIVAYRVVPQLSRIKAGAEAKGKA from the coding sequence ATGTCCGATTTAAAGACAAGGTCCCTGGTGTCGGCAGCTTTGTTCGTATGTCTGACGGCAATAGGAGCCTGGATTCGTATTCCCTTTCCCTTGGTTCCCATGACTCTCCAGGTACTTTTCGTATTGCTTTCCGGCATGTGCCTGGGGCCAAAATTGGGTGCCATGTCGCAGGCTGCCTATCTGCTAATGGGATTGATGGGCCTGCCGGTCTTTGCCGGCGCAAGCGGTCCGCATATATTGTTTTCGCCCACCTTTGGCTATTTGGCGGGCTTTATTCTGGCTTCCTACGCAGCGGGTAAGGTATCAAAAGAAAGGACAAGCCTCCTTGGGCTCCTTGGCTCTTCCGTGGTGGGCCTTTTGGCCATATATGCCTGCGGGACGATCGGCTTGTTCCTTAACTTGAATTTCATAGTGGGAAAAGACATATCCTTCATCGGAGCAGTTAAAATAGGGGTGCTTCCCTTCCTTCTTGCTGACGGGTTAAAGGCAGCTGCGGCGACCATAGTGGCCTATCGGGTGGTGCCGCAGCTTTCAAGGATAAAGGCTGGTGCGGAAGCTAAAGGCAAGGCTTGA
- a CDS encoding metal ABC transporter ATP-binding protein has translation MGLQVASPYDILFDDVWFSYNNSPVLRSVSFSVPQREFLVIIGPNGGGKTTLLKLILGLYVPQRGSVRLLGGLEPTQCSYLLGYIPQNANINLDFPVRVLDVVLMGRLRGLKCFYTKEDRRMAQEALEMMGMNEYAHARMSELSQGQRQRVLIARALVSKPKILLLDEPTASVDVEAQRILYDKLKELNKGITIVLVSHDMTVITSYATAVACVNGTVYYHDSNEITAEMLQMAYGSCPVELVAHGIPHRVLAKHDGDHDA, from the coding sequence ATGGGCCTTCAAGTTGCTTCGCCCTATGATATCCTCTTTGATGACGTTTGGTTTTCCTACAATAACTCCCCAGTCCTGCGAAGCGTGTCGTTTTCGGTTCCCCAAAGGGAGTTTTTGGTCATAATAGGGCCAAACGGGGGAGGCAAAACCACCCTGCTAAAGCTAATCCTGGGACTTTACGTCCCCCAAAGGGGCAGCGTAAGGCTTTTGGGAGGATTGGAGCCGACGCAGTGCTCGTACCTTCTGGGATATATCCCCCAAAACGCAAACATCAACCTGGACTTCCCCGTAAGGGTGTTGGACGTAGTGTTAATGGGCAGGCTTCGGGGATTAAAGTGCTTTTACACCAAGGAAGACAGAAGGATGGCACAGGAAGCCCTGGAGATGATGGGCATGAATGAGTACGCCCATGCCAGGATGAGCGAGCTTTCCCAGGGGCAGCGCCAGCGCGTGCTCATAGCGAGGGCGCTAGTTTCCAAGCCCAAGATCCTGCTTTTGGACGAACCGACGGCCAGCGTCGACGTGGAGGCACAAAGGATCCTCTATGATAAGCTGAAAGAACTAAACAAGGGCATCACCATAGTGCTCGTAAGCCACGACATGACGGTCATCACAAGCTACGCCACGGCCGTGGCCTGCGTCAACGGCACGGTTTACTATCACGATTCAAACGAGATAACCGCGGAGATGTTACAGATGGCCTACGGTTCCTGTCCCGTCGAGCTGGTGGCCCATGGCATACCCCACAGGGTGTTGGCAAAACACGACGGTGATCACGATGCTTGA
- a CDS encoding BMP family ABC transporter substrate-binding protein, translating to MKRFFPAIALLAVILFCAPLMAFEAVPADKLKAAWLYNGPIGDGGWTYMHDLGRLDVEKAFPQVKTMYVESVPEGPDSVRAMENFIRNGAKVIFATSFGYMDYVQEVASRHPDVIFMHCSGFKMADNVGVYFGRMYQARYLSGLIAGSMTKKNVIGFVAAHPIPEVVRGLNAFALGVRKANPNAKIKVVWLFSWIDPGKEKEAAKALVDAGADVLAMHANTGSVPQAAEEAGVYVVGYNNDMSRYAPTKHLTAPVWNWGVVYKYTIDKVIKGTWKPENIWWGLDKGMVGLAPYSKDVPDSAKKLVESERQRIISGKWDVFEGPIKDNQGKLRVKQGERLTDQDLLSMNWLVEGVEGELPK from the coding sequence ATGAAGAGGTTTTTCCCGGCAATTGCTCTTCTGGCAGTCATCCTATTTTGCGCCCCCCTCATGGCCTTTGAGGCCGTACCTGCCGACAAGCTCAAAGCGGCATGGCTTTATAACGGTCCCATAGGCGACGGCGGATGGACTTACATGCACGACCTTGGAAGGCTTGATGTAGAAAAGGCCTTTCCTCAGGTCAAGACCATGTACGTCGAGTCCGTGCCCGAGGGGCCCGACTCCGTAAGGGCCATGGAAAACTTCATCAGGAACGGTGCCAAGGTCATCTTTGCCACTTCCTTCGGCTACATGGATTACGTCCAGGAGGTTGCTTCCCGACATCCCGACGTGATCTTCATGCACTGCTCCGGATTCAAGATGGCCGATAACGTGGGCGTCTACTTCGGCCGCATGTATCAGGCTAGATATCTGTCCGGACTCATAGCCGGAAGCATGACGAAGAAAAACGTGATCGGTTTTGTGGCCGCACACCCCATCCCTGAAGTGGTGAGGGGGCTTAACGCCTTTGCCCTGGGAGTGCGCAAGGCCAACCCTAATGCCAAGATAAAGGTAGTGTGGCTCTTCTCGTGGATAGATCCCGGCAAGGAGAAGGAAGCAGCCAAGGCCTTGGTCGATGCCGGGGCGGATGTGCTTGCGATGCATGCTAACACCGGCTCCGTTCCCCAGGCAGCGGAAGAAGCCGGCGTCTATGTGGTGGGCTACAACAACGACATGTCGAGATATGCCCCCACCAAACACCTCACGGCTCCCGTCTGGAACTGGGGCGTCGTATATAAGTACACCATAGATAAGGTCATCAAAGGAACCTGGAAGCCCGAGAACATATGGTGGGGCCTGGATAAAGGCATGGTCGGCCTTGCCCCCTACAGCAAGGACGTTCCCGACAGCGCCAAAAAGCTCGTAGAAAGCGAAAGACAGCGCATAATCTCCGGCAAGTGGGACGTATTTGAAGGGCCCATCAAGGACAACCAGGGCAAGCTCAGGGTAAAGCAGGGCGAGAGGTTGACGGATCAGGATTTGCTTTCCATGAACTGGCTTGTCGAGGGCGTTGAAGGTGAACTTCCTAAATAA
- a CDS encoding metal ABC transporter permease, protein MAYPTGCWQNTTVITMLEALQYDFMRYAVIAAVLASVICGITGTIVVSKRLVSMAGGVAHSAYGGIGMALFFGFSPQLGALGFALVSSCFMAWITLRAKSRADTIISIIWAVGMAIGVIFSDLTPGYGADLMSYLFGSILMVTKGDIISMGLLCLILSAFVPTFYGQLLAYSYDEEYARTRGIPVTFLHFAVIVLISFSVVLIIRIVGLILVIALLSIPPYIAERFCRSLAGMMITSTLLSLIFSVSGLMVAYKFNLTSGAAIIVIAAICYFATEVASRRRRGQQ, encoded by the coding sequence ATGGCATACCCCACAGGGTGTTGGCAAAACACGACGGTGATCACGATGCTTGAGGCCTTGCAATACGACTTCATGCGCTATGCGGTGATTGCCGCCGTGCTTGCGAGCGTCATATGCGGGATAACCGGCACGATCGTGGTGAGCAAACGCCTGGTCTCCATGGCCGGAGGAGTGGCCCACTCCGCTTATGGTGGCATCGGCATGGCCTTGTTCTTCGGTTTCTCGCCGCAACTTGGAGCCTTAGGTTTTGCCCTGGTTTCTTCCTGCTTCATGGCATGGATTACGCTTCGGGCAAAATCGCGGGCCGACACCATAATAAGCATCATATGGGCGGTAGGCATGGCGATCGGCGTGATATTTTCAGACCTCACGCCCGGCTACGGAGCAGACCTGATGAGCTACCTATTTGGGAGCATATTGATGGTCACTAAGGGCGACATAATATCGATGGGCTTGCTGTGTCTTATCCTCTCTGCCTTCGTGCCTACATTTTACGGCCAGCTATTGGCCTACTCTTACGACGAGGAATACGCACGCACAAGGGGCATACCCGTCACTTTTCTGCACTTTGCCGTAATAGTGCTGATATCGTTTTCCGTCGTGCTGATAATCCGCATAGTAGGCCTTATCTTGGTCATTGCGCTTCTTTCCATTCCGCCCTACATAGCCGAAAGGTTTTGTCGTTCCCTGGCCGGAATGATGATAACTTCGACCTTACTAAGCCTCATCTTTTCGGTGTCCGGCTTGATGGTGGCATACAAATTTAACCTAACGTCAGGCGCAGCGATAATCGTGATCGCAGCGATTTGCTACTTTGCGACTGAGGTGGCATCTAGACGCAGGAGAGGGCAACAGTGA
- a CDS encoding IMPACT family protein, which yields MGESYVYLEPKKDSEVRFTIKRSHFIGHARLARSVEQAKEIVREISMKYLDATHNCWAYRVGADVPQRHCSDAGEPSGTAGKPILGEIERAGLTNVVVVVTRYFGGIKLGVRGLIEAYGQTARMAIEAAGAVRRFKSKVLLIELPYDKEGLIRFKFKSLAAEDAAWRVSYGENVRLCGEISLPNVEEAERLLLSLAGQGIIFTWKWLDD from the coding sequence GTGGGAGAAAGTTACGTCTATCTCGAACCTAAAAAGGACAGCGAGGTAAGGTTTACGATCAAAAGATCGCATTTCATAGGCCACGCCAGGCTTGCCAGATCCGTGGAGCAGGCCAAAGAGATCGTAAGGGAAATATCGATGAAGTATTTGGATGCGACGCACAACTGCTGGGCCTACAGGGTTGGAGCGGATGTGCCACAAAGACATTGCTCTGACGCCGGAGAGCCCTCCGGAACTGCGGGGAAGCCCATATTGGGCGAAATAGAGCGAGCAGGATTGACAAATGTTGTGGTCGTCGTCACGCGGTACTTTGGAGGGATAAAGCTTGGAGTCAGGGGTCTCATAGAGGCTTACGGCCAAACGGCGAGGATGGCCATAGAGGCGGCGGGAGCGGTTCGCAGATTCAAGAGCAAAGTTCTATTGATAGAGCTCCCATATGACAAAGAAGGCCTCATTCGCTTCAAATTTAAGTCGCTTGCAGCAGAAGATGCCGCATGGCGGGTTTCTTATGGAGAAAATGTCCGCCTATGCGGCGAGATTTCTCTGCCTAACGTCGAAGAAGCAGAGCGGTTGCTTTTGAGCCTGGCGGGGCAGGGCATCATATTTACCTGGAAATGGCTTGACGATTAA
- a CDS encoding permease produces MSDRKKFALILFAFLFFYFIPADSPRVSAAASEALAMLHEYAREHVLLCLVPAFFIAGAISVFISQQSVMKYLGSGANKFVSYSVAAVSGTILAVCSCTVLPLFAGIYARGAGIGPASTFLYSGPAINVLAIILTARVLGFEMGLARAIGAISFSIVIGLAMSFIFRKDEEQRREIFAVSVEDSASRPLWQPASVMAGMICFLIFANIAAPKVDAGFWAQLHSVKWTAALISLSYVVFAAGKWFKEEISDWFRATWGYALQVLPLLFAGVLIAGFLFGRPGREGIIPSAYVSYLVGGNSIFSNFFASIVGALMYFATLTEVPILQGLLGAGMGKGPALALLLAGPALSLPSMLVIKTVLGTKKTLTYVALVVLLSSLAGMIYGSLE; encoded by the coding sequence ATGAGCGACAGAAAAAAATTCGCATTGATACTGTTCGCATTTCTTTTCTTTTACTTTATACCGGCAGATTCACCCAGGGTATCGGCCGCAGCTTCGGAGGCGCTGGCGATGCTTCATGAATATGCCAGGGAACATGTCCTGCTTTGCTTAGTTCCTGCTTTTTTCATAGCGGGTGCCATTTCCGTTTTCATCAGCCAACAGTCCGTCATGAAATATCTTGGAAGCGGTGCGAACAAGTTCGTGTCCTATTCGGTTGCAGCAGTATCGGGCACGATTTTAGCCGTATGTTCCTGCACCGTTCTTCCTCTGTTTGCAGGAATTTACGCCAGGGGGGCCGGAATAGGCCCTGCTTCCACATTTCTTTACTCCGGACCTGCTATCAATGTGTTGGCCATAATTTTAACGGCGAGGGTGTTGGGCTTCGAGATGGGCTTGGCCAGAGCTATCGGTGCGATTTCTTTCAGCATAGTAATTGGGCTGGCGATGTCATTTATATTTAGAAAGGACGAAGAACAAAGAAGGGAAATTTTCGCTGTTTCAGTCGAAGACAGTGCATCTCGTCCTTTGTGGCAGCCGGCATCAGTTATGGCCGGCATGATTTGCTTCTTGATATTCGCAAACATTGCAGCTCCTAAGGTGGATGCAGGTTTTTGGGCGCAACTTCATAGCGTTAAATGGACAGCAGCATTGATCAGCCTATCCTATGTAGTGTTTGCGGCGGGAAAATGGTTCAAAGAGGAAATATCTGATTGGTTCAGAGCAACTTGGGGATATGCGCTTCAGGTATTGCCATTGCTTTTTGCCGGCGTACTGATCGCAGGCTTTCTTTTCGGACGTCCCGGACGGGAAGGCATCATCCCGAGCGCTTACGTCTCTTATCTGGTGGGTGGCAACTCGATCTTCTCTAATTTTTTTGCCTCGATCGTTGGGGCCTTAATGTATTTTGCCACGCTAACGGAAGTGCCGATATTACAGGGTCTTTTGGGCGCAGGAATGGGCAAAGGACCGGCACTTGCCCTTCTTTTAGCCGGCCCTGCTCTATCATTGCCAAGCATGCTGGTAATAAAAACAGTACTGGGGACCAAAAAGACCCTTACGTACGTAGCCCTTGTGGTGCTGCTTTCTTCGCTGGCTGGAATGATTTATGGCAGCCTTGAATAA
- a CDS encoding ABC transporter permease, producing MIKFIVRRLILLIPVLIGVSVIAFLMLHLAPGDPAKLLAGLEASAEDVAALRVRFGLDKPLFVQYFMFLKGIFDGSLISLKYEMPVVNVIAPRILNTLKLSCASILVALTVGMIAGILSAVRRHSIVDYIATTMALLGVSMPVFWWGLILIMIFSVYLMWLPSGGMGDLRHLILPAIVLGTSSAGVIARMTRSSMMDILKQDYITAAKAKGLPSRIVVYRHALRNALIPTVTVVGLEFGYMLAGAVLTETVFSWPGIGRLIVDSIMARDYPVVQASLVLVAGLFVMVNLGVDILYAFLDPRIRYD from the coding sequence ATGATAAAGTTCATCGTCAGAAGACTTATACTTCTCATCCCGGTCTTAATTGGCGTCTCCGTCATCGCTTTCCTCATGTTGCACTTGGCACCTGGAGATCCGGCGAAGTTACTCGCCGGGCTTGAAGCTTCCGCTGAAGACGTTGCAGCCCTACGGGTGCGTTTTGGCCTGGACAAGCCACTTTTCGTCCAATACTTCATGTTCTTGAAGGGCATCTTCGATGGCAGCCTCATATCGCTCAAGTACGAGATGCCCGTAGTTAACGTCATAGCTCCGAGGATTTTAAATACCCTAAAACTTTCTTGTGCAAGTATTTTAGTGGCCCTAACCGTCGGGATGATAGCCGGCATACTTTCAGCAGTCCGTCGGCATTCCATCGTGGACTATATCGCTACAACTATGGCCCTTCTGGGCGTATCGATGCCCGTGTTTTGGTGGGGACTCATCTTGATAATGATATTTTCGGTGTATTTGATGTGGCTTCCATCCGGCGGCATGGGCGACCTAAGACATTTGATACTGCCGGCGATCGTGCTTGGTACCTCTTCCGCCGGAGTTATAGCTCGCATGACCCGTTCCAGCATGATGGATATCCTAAAGCAGGACTACATAACGGCGGCCAAAGCGAAAGGATTGCCCTCAAGAATAGTGGTCTATCGCCACGCCCTGAGGAATGCGCTGATACCGACGGTTACCGTAGTGGGGCTTGAATTCGGATATATGCTTGCTGGAGCTGTGCTCACGGAGACCGTATTTTCCTGGCCTGGGATAGGACGCTTGATAGTCGATTCCATCATGGCCAGAGATTACCCCGTGGTACAGGCTTCCCTCGTTTTGGTGGCCGGCCTTTTCGTCATGGTCAACTTAGGCGTAGATATTCTTTATGCCTTTCTGGATCCGAGGATTCGCTATGACTGA